The genomic interval AGTATTTGGGGATCGGCAATTAATAAAAATTTATTTTGATCTGCATTGCTTGACATCATGATTCCCCATAATACACTTAAGACAGTATATTTTATTGCACCAAATTTTATTTTTCTATTCTGTTGTTTCATGATGAATTAATTGAAGGAAAAAAATACACAATTATGAAATGAAAGTGTACAATCCTTCATGGAAAAAATTTTCTAAAGAGTAAAAGGAAATGTGCTTAGAACAACATACACTCAAACTGAATACAACAGGTCGAGGTACTTTTGATATCACGGAACAAATCAATCTATTGAGCGCACATTTTTCCTCCCAAAACGGACTGTGCCACTTATTTTTACAGCATACAAGTGCCTCATTAATGATATGCGAAAACTATGATGCACAAGTACGCGAAGATTTAGAAAATTTTCTGAAAAGACTTATTCCAGATGGTGACCCATTATTCAAGCATACTTTAGAGGGTAAGGATGATATGCCAGCACATATCCGCACCATATTAACTCAAACAAGTCTGAGCATCCCTGTACAAAATAAGAAACTCGCATTAGGAAGGTGGCAAGGGATATATTTGTATGAGCATCGTTATGCACCACAACAACGACATTTGTTCATTACATTCATGGGATAAATCAGTATAAAAGGAAGTATATTAACTTATAGAGATGTGTCAATCATCTGTGCCTTTTGAAAAAAAGAACAGTTGGCTGTTATGTCTACAAAGAAAAATTTAATACCTATTATCATTAACAAAGTAACACGAATTATTCTGTAATTTTCTGAGGTTATCATCTAGAACCTCTATTTTATTTGTTTAATATCATTAGGTGGATTGTCTTTTTCAGAGTCTTCTTGGGTCTTTTGGTTGTTATGCTGAAAAAAGGTTTCGGTGAATGTCTGCTTATCGCTGAATAGCTCATCACCAAATGAATTAGAAGTATCCTTGGCGTTTTCTGTCTTAATTTTATTTTGTTTTTTATTAAGTCTATATTTTATCCGTTTGATGCTTAAAAAGGGATTAGGTACACCATCAGGGTTAAAAGACTCAGCGGAAATACCGTAAGTATATTTTTTCCAGGATGGCGAACGGAAGTATATTCTCCTAATTGTAAATCACTTTTATGAATAACCCCTGGGCTAATTTTATTTTGCTTAATCGCATTTTCTATCTTCGCAAGAAGAGAATTTACTTTTTTTTCGTTCCCAGGAGCTATGTAAATGGTGAATTGCATTCCTTCATTTAAACGTTTAATGGATTCAATGCATTTTTGATAATAAAGTTCTAAATTATGCCCACTTAAAGTAACAATTTTACCCTCATCCTTAACTTTCACTTCTTTAAGTGGATTTTTTTTTGCATGCTCTATTTCTTTGTTAAGTTCTTCTATTTTTCTAGTGTGGCGAAAAATATTTTGTATCTTAAAAGAGGGGAATTCTTTCGAGTATTTTAAAATGATAGGAATTATTATCTCATAGGCTTTAAATAATTCCTCCTTGGATATAGTGATTCTTGCTTTCCAATTACGATCCAACGCATCACTTTTTTTAATATATTCTTTTTTTTCTAAATTATGTACATCATCATGTTCAAAGAAAATTTCACCACCATTATTTATTAAAGTGTATGGGCCAATTTGTCCAATTTTCGGAGCCCCAGAGGTCCAAATATTATCTTTACATAATTCTTCAAAATATTTTGCCTTTAGGTATTTTGATAAATCATCATTTTTACTCTCATTATTTTTGAAAAAACTAAAAAAATGCTCAAACATATTCGCCTTCTAAGGAGTATTATTCCACAATATTTATAATAGATAATTGTAGTTTATGTGATCATTAAGCTCAATAAATAGCCGATAAAGAGAGGTAAAACGAGTATTTCATTGCGTTTCTGGTGCAATAAAGACCAGTATATTTTTTTAAGATTCAGCTATTTTCTAAAATAGAAGTATGATTTAAATATTACGATTATCAATTGGTACGACGTGTTGAATTTTACCGCTGAGTTTTGCACCTAAAGATAACAGCACAGGGAACTGTTGAATGATGGGCAGTAACAATGCCCTACCCCAAGGTTTTAACATGGCCAAATGTGCAAAAAAAATAGAGGCGTGAATTCGATGAGAAAAATATTTGCGCCATTGTTGTGTATAATATTTGCCAGCATCGTTTGGATTTTTATTCTGTTTTATATTGAATTGAATCAAGCTTTGTGAAAGTAGCCATGCTGATTGCATAGCCATACTAATTCCCTCGGCTACTACGGGATGAGCCTCTCCAGCAATGTTACCCACAAAAAAAACACCATTTTTATAACAGCTTCGAATACCAGGTTGGATTGGACCTGCCGCTAGCCATTTATCTTCATTTTGCGCGTGGTCAAATACATCACGAACGCCACGGCAATGAGCTTGAATGTACTGAAACACTGCTTCACCTGCCGGTAAATCAGGAGATTTCAACCGCAAATTTTTTAACGTGTCGCGCCGAATACAACACGAAAGCGCGACTAGTTGTGGGGTAGTATGCACAAGTCCACCATATCCACCTGGGAAAGCCAATAAGGGCATTAGATTTTTTGGTAAACTGCAGTTATTGAAATGTGCTTTAAATGCTAAGAGATCGTGAGCCTTATGTATTTTCGCATTTGAAGGATCGATTTTTTTGCCCCAAGAACCATTAGCAATAATAACGCGAAGAGAGCGAATAATTTCAGAGGTTCTCCCTTCCTTTTTAATAGTACAAAAAAATAGGCCATTCTTATGCTGTAGCTGCATCGCTTCACAAGGTTGCCAAATAGTGACGCCATTTAATCTAGCCTTACTCACTAAAGCCGTGTCTAAATATTCACGTCCTAGTGCCCTTCCATATGGGGTTGTTGTAGAGTTCATGTACGGCATATTAGCTGTCAAAATTACATCGCCCGCGTACAAACCTATCTTAGTTACCTCAGGTCCACCATTTTCAAAGTAAAATTTTTCCAATCCCAAGATTTGTAAAAGGGGCAAACTTGTGGCAGAAATAAATTCGCCACAAACTTTTTTACGTGGAAATTCTTTCTTCTCAATTAAACCTACTGACCAGCCTGCTTCGGCTAGCAAAATAGCGGTTGTAGCACCAGCAGGCCCTCCTCCAATAATCAGCACATCGAATGTCATCGATTTTAATCCTTATTCCTTTAAAATAAGAATACTCCACCAAAATGGAAAGTGCCATTTTATACGGTAATTCTTAATCTCTGCTTGTTTCAATAAAATTTTTAACTCTTTTCGAGTAAATCCTTTCTGAATTGAAATAAGTCCATCATGAGTAATCAAGCGATTATTAAAAAATATGGGACTGATGATTTTATAAAACCAATAAGCGAAAAAACTTCGTTGCAGATCATTAATGATTACCGCACGACGAACCGTACTATTGGCTTTGAACAAAAATGGAGCTAACGCTTCATCATCCAGATGGTGGCACACTAAATTGAGTAATATGATATCCACGCTATTGGAACTCAATTCTAATTCTGGTTGTTGCTGGAATTGAAACTCAATAAAATGAGTTCGATCAGATTGTTGCCAATTTTTTAGTTCGTCTTGAGCCAGTTGAATCGCTTCTTTAGAAACATCTAAACCTAATAAACGCATATTCGGATAATATTTGCCTAGATTTAATAAAAATAACCCGCCACCACAACCAACATCGACTAATACAGCATTAGGAGAAAATTTTTTTAACAGATGGACCGTATGTTTAAAAATTCCCATTAGCTGATTAATTCTAAAAAGCTTTTTTAATGACTGAGTGTATTCATGATGAGTATAAAAGTCTTGCCCAAGATCAATGAGTTCCTTTTCCTTTGATCGTTTTGTAAGTTGAGTCATATCATTTTAACGATAGGCAAATTTTTATTTTGCAATAAATAAATAAATACTGCAATTACTCTTCTTCTCTATAATTTATGGTATAAATTTGATTCTCTGAAGGGAACTATTTTAAAAAGGAAAAAATGCAATCAAAAATTACCGCCTTTGGCATAGCAAATCCACCTTTTAAACGCACGCAAGTGGAAGTTGCTGAACTGATTGTCAATGCATTTCATCTTGATGAAAGCCAAGAAAAAATATTGAAAAAAATTTATAAATCATCAGGAATTAATACTCGATATAGCATCTTAAGCGATTATTGCAAGTTGCCTGGAGAATTCGAGTTTTTCCCCAATGATCCTGAGGATAGTTTTCCTTCAACTGCGAAACGAATGCATTTATATAAACAGCACGCACTACATTTAGCAATCACTTCTGTTGAAAATTGTCTTAATTCGATTAAATTTGACAAAAAAAATATCACCCATTTAATCACAGTAAGTTGTACTGGCATGTATGCTCCTGGAATTGATATTGAAATTGTCCATAAACTCAATTTAAATCCCTCTGTAAAACGTACAGCAATTAATTTTATGGGGTGTTATGGAGCGTTTAATGGATTAAAAGTAGCAAACGCATTTTGCCAAGCAGAACAAAACGCCAATGTATTGTTAGTTTGTGTTGAGCTATGTAGCATTCACTTTCAAAATAATTTTAATCTAGAAAATATGGTTTCAAATGCACTTTTCGCTGATGGAGCTGCATCTGTTTTGGTTCAAAATAATTCTAGCATGGATAAGTATTTCTGTATCCAGTCATTTTTTTGTGATCTGGTACCACAAACTCATCAGGATATGGCGTGGAGTATTGCTGATTATGGTTTTGATATTGTCTTGAGCTCCTATGTACCTGAAGCGATTAAATCAGGGATTTTTATGTTTACTGAAACATTACTGAAGCAATCACATTATTCGATTGATGATATTCATCACTATGCAATTCATCCTGGTGGAATTAAAATTTTGCACGCGTGTGAAGCAGCATTAAATATTCCTGCTCAAAAGAATGAACATGCTTACGAGGTATTAAGAAATTATGGAAATATGTCTTCTGCAACCGTACTATTTGTTTTGAAAAAAATTTGGGATAATTTAGGTATTAAAGACAGTAATCAAAATATTTTTAGTTGTGCTTTTGGGCCTGGTTTAACCCTGGAAGCCATGATATTAAAAATATACTGTAATAAAAAATAGAAAATTTTTAGCTGTCTAATTGGACACTAATATCGCGAGCTGCAGATTGTCCATGATTATCAACTGCTCTAACAACAAATTTACCCGGCTTCGCTTTCCATAAATAAGATTCCCCTGCTTTAGTTTTTGTAATGAATGTTTCATTGATAAACCAATATACATAAGCAACGCCAGCATCCGTCACAGCAGTAAGTGGAATAGTATTATTTTGTTGAGAGTTAGCGCGAATCACATAAGTAATTCCATTTTGAGGAGAAGTAATATGCGGGTTAATACTCGTATTTCCAGATAATGTACAATCAGATTCAAAAAATGGAGGAGAATGTCTTTGTATTCCAGCTTTCTTAAAAATATTGAGCAAATCAGAAGGCCAAAATTCGAAAATTTCGAAACGTGTATTTTCATCAATATGACACGTTCGCAAACCCGTTTTGCTATTAATGGCAACTTCTCGATAAATCGTATCGGTTTTTATTGGGGATTTCCCTGGAATAAACCAGCCCCATTCAGTATCTTGGCAATAGCGTGTTGGCAACATTCCGGAAGCTTTACAGACTTCAATTTTTTTCAGATTCATTTGCTCTGGATGTTTGTCTAATGCTCGGATCGGCCCTCGCTCTTGCTTTAATGCATCAACAAGTTCAAAGAACAATGGAGCTGCAATATCCTTCCCAATAAACGCAGGATTGGCTTTATTATCAAAGTTCCCTATCCATACTGCTAAAACATAAGGACCAAATACACCTATTGTCCACGCATCACGATAACCTGACGATGTTCCCGTCTTCCAAGCAACGGGTAGCTGTATTCTTCCTTGAGGGAGATAATCCAATTGTGGTGTGTTTTGTAACATATCTAACACAAGGTAACTTGCCTCAGGACTTAATAAGCGAATACCTTTTGGTTTTGTTTCATCTTTGATACTACGAATGGGATACCAAAGACCATCATTAACTAACATGGCATATAATCCAACCAACTCCTTCATGGTTAATTCCACACCACCTAGGCTTAAAGAAAGGCCGTAAAAAGATTCCGAGCGGAGTTGGCTTATTTGTGCTTTCTCTAATAATTGATGCAGCGTTAGATTTGTCAATTGACTTGAGAGATAAATTGCAGGAATATTGCGACTGAGAACCAATGCATCTTTGGCTTTTATTGGCCCCATAAAATCATAATCAAAATTTTCTGGATTATAACCATTAAAGCTATGAGGTACATCTTTTAAAACAGTATTTGGATGAATTAAACCTTGATCTAAAGCCAAACCATAAATAAAAGGCTTAAGCGTTGACCCAGGTGATCGTTTGGTTTCTGTACCATTAATTTGGCCGCTAATGTTTTGGTTAAAAAAATCAGCAGAGCCCAACATTCCTTTGACTCCCATATCGCGAGTGTCTAAAAGTAAAATTGCCGCATTATTTACGCCCATCCCTTTTTTTCTGGCAAGGTAATGGCGTGTAATCCGTCCTATAATCATTTGCGTGCGGTAATCTAAAGTTGTATCAATATCTTGTTTTGTGAGTGATACATCATGTAATAGTGTGTTCGTAAAATGAGGCGCGTTAAACGGAAGCGAATGAATATTTTGCATGACTAAAGGCAAATCAAACATTCCCTTTTTATTAATATCCTCTGGATGTTTATAGAACCAACGCTCTAACAGATGAGCCCTTATTTTGCGCAACTCTTTATTGTTAGGTGTTCTTTTTCCTGGGTTTTGAGGAATGATGCTCAAGGTTAAAGCTTGTGGTAATGTAATTTTATTTACCGAAGTTCCAAAATAAACCAAGCTTGCGGCACCTACCCCTTCAATATTTCCGCCATAAGGAGCCAAATTTAAATATGCTTCTAATATTTGCTCTTTGCTGTAATGCATTTCGATTTGTATCGCACGAATAATTTGGATGAATTTACCTGTTATTTGTTTTGAATTTAAACCATAATGCATGCGTGCAACTTGCATCGTGATCGTTGAAGCGCCGACTCTGCGCGATTGTACACCATAAGTTTGCCAAATTGCTTTTATTGTAGCCCAAGGATTGACCCCATAATGCCAATAAAAATATTGATCCTCTTGTAACAAAGTGGCATCAATGAGTTGTTTTGAGATTTGTGATAATGGTGTAAAAAGTCGATATTTCTCATCTTGACTTAAAGTTAATCTTAATAACTGATGATGATCATCATAAACTGCTCGCGAAAAACTAGTACCTTCCAATAGCATTGGTTTTGGTAAAAAAAATATTATCAAATATGCACTGACAAATAGCCCAACAAAGATTATGCTTAAGTATTTAAATGTTTTGTTCATAGTCGCTATTATGCACTAAAAAGTATAAAATAGGTGCAAAAATTTTCAATCAGTTTTCACCACATGGGATAAACTATGACTAAAAGTCCACTCTCTTTAATTCTAAATGCATTCTCGTCTGTATTTGGCAAATTAAATTGGCGAAGCCCTCCATGGATGAATTATCTTTGCACTAAATCAAAATCATCTCCTAAAATGTTTTGGGGAAGTAGTTTTGTACTCATTCTTATTTTAATTGCAGCAGGCTATACGGTGCATTGGTATAAAAACTTACCCAAGCCCATTTACACAACTGCGCAAATTACAGTACCTGATATTACACCAAATACTGAAGAACAATTAGTACCGAATAATTTAATTATTGATTTTGGAATAAAAAATAATGGGTTTATTAATCAATCCGTGGCACCACTGAGTGAAATAGGTAAAACAGTCACTCATGGTATCGAAATGACCCCCAACATGCCTGGAACATGGACTTGGAATACAGACAGCCAATTAGTCTTTACTCCGTCTGAAGATTGGCCTGCGGGACAGAAATTTACGATTCATTTTTCATCAGATTTTTTCACAACAAATGCAAATATGGAGCGCTATGATTATTCTTTTCGCACCAATCCATTCCAAGGAACAATTACGGAGTTTAAACTTTATCAAGATCCAGTACATGCCGAAATTAGAAACGCGGTAGCCACAATAGAGTTCAATTATCCCGTAAATCCCAAAGCTTTAGAAAAAAATACTTCATTAATGTATCAAGCACAACCAGGATCAACGGCTGCAAAACAGTCTTTTACATTAACTTATGATAAAAATAAACGTGTTGCTTATCTACACTCCGAAACAATAAAAATAGATAACATGGCTCGCTATTTACGTTTAACCTTAAATAAAGAAATAACTTCTTCAACTGATTCTGCCCATTTACAACATGAGCTCACTCAGAATCTTTTGATACCCAGTGCCCAAGATTTCTTAAAAATTATCTCCGCTTCGGCTTCAATTGTTCGCAATGATAAAGACAGGCCTGAGCAAGTTCTTACAGTTGAAACATCTTTAGGTATCAATGAAAGTGAGTTTAACAAGTCGGTACACATTTTTTTACTCCCTAAAGATAAACCAGCAACTGTTGCAGAAGAAGCTAAAGAAAATTATGAATGGCAAAATCCAGGTGAAGTGACTCAAACCGTACTTTCTCTAGCAACTCCTTTAAATAGAGAAGCTCTACCCACAGAACAGAATTATTCAACCCTGCATAGTTTTAAATTTAAAGCCGAAACACCGCGCTACATTTATATAAAAATTGATAGGGGAATGCAGGGATTTGGAAACTTTACCTTAGGAAATGAATATGCAGCAATCATACCTGTTCCAACGATTCCGAAAGAAATTAGTTTCTTACACAAAGGTTCATTATTAGCGTTGAGTAGCGAGAAAAAACTTTCCGTACTTGTTCGCGGCGTACCCGCTGTAAAATTTGATTTTGCTCGCGTTTTACCTGAAAATGTGAATCAATTAATTACTCAAACTCAAGGTGACTTTAATAATCCCTACTTCATTAATCCTACCTTTAATCAACAAAATATCAGCCAAATCTCTTCAGAAATTCAAGAGTTTGATGCCTCTGATTTGGCAAAGCAACAGTATACTGCTCTTGATTTTAATAAGTATCTTACAATGAGCACAAATACCATGGGTCCACAAGGGCTCTTTTTATTACAAGCTACAGGATGGGATGTTGCTAATAAGACGGCATTAGATGTAAAAGCAAGCCGTATGATACTGATTACAGATCTGGCTTTATTGGTAAAAGATAATAATGATGGAAGCCATGATGTTTTTGTTGACTCTATTACTCAAGGAACACCCGTTGCTAATGCAACTCTCACTGTTTTAGGTAAAAATGGTTTACCTATTTTATCTCGAATTACGGATGCCCAGGGCCGGGCTACCTTTCCATCGTTAAAAGATTTTGTGGATGATAGAGAGCCAACAGTCTATTTAGCACAACTGGATAATGATGTCTCATTCATTCCCTATAATAATGCAAATCGACAATTAAATTTCTCTAAATTTGATATTGGAGGGCTTTATACATACAACCAAGAGCTGCATAGCTTAAGTGCTTATCTGTTTTCTGACCGAGGCATTTATAGACCTGGTGACTCTGTCCACATTGGTATGATAGTAAAGCAAGCGTATGCACAACCTCAACCTGCAGGCTTGCCTTTGCAAGTTACTGTAGTTGATTCTAGAGGAACCACAATAAAGGATGAAAAAATTACCCTCAATGATTTAGGTTATATGGATCTTGATTTTACAACCAATGCTAATTCTCCAACGGGTCAGTACATGGTTAATTTATATTTAGTCAAAGATGGATATCCACAAAATCTACTTGGTTCGACAACCATACGTGTTTCTGAGTTCCTGCCTGATAGAATGAAAATTACTACACAATTGTCTCCAAAACCGTCTTCGGGTTGGAGTTCACCAACAGGATTAAAAGGTGAAGTCAATCTTTGGAATTTATATGGCGCGCCTGCTGCCCATCGCAGAATAAGCGCTAAAATTTTACTCGTACCACAAAAAGTTGAATTTGAACAATATCCTGAGTACGTATTCGTTGATCCGTTATTGGATCCGAAAAAACCGCCTAAAGTATTTACAGAAACATTATCTGACATGACAACAAATGATAAAGGTGAAGCAGAGTTTGATTTAAACCTTGAACGTTATGAAAAGGCAACTTATCAACTTACCTTTTTCGCCGAAGGTTTTGAATCAGAAGGTGGTCGAAGTGTAACAAACCAATCGAAGGCATTAATCAGTCCATTGCCTTATTTTGTTGGCTACAAGCCTGATGGTGATTTATCATTTATCAAACAAAATAGTGCACGTGGTATTCATTATATTGCTGTAAATCCTCAATTAAATAAAGAAGAGGTAAAGGATTTAAAAATCCAGCTTATTTCGTTGCAGCCTATAACCACTTTGGTTAAGAAACCAGATGGAACTTATCAATATCAATCTATTATTCAATCTAAAGTGCTGAGTACCACTCCGTTTAACATTGCAGAACAAGGTACGGACTATACTTTACCCACACAACAAATTGGCAATTTCTCTTTAAATGTTTTAAGTAAAGATGATACTGTTCTTAATCAATTAAAATTTAGTGTTGTGGGTGCAAGTCAACAACCCTTGGCTAAGAATGCAGAATTATCGATTAAATTAAATAAACCTGAATACCAAGTCAATGAGGACATCGAAATCCAAATCACATCGCCATACACAGGATCAGGTTTGATTACAATTGAACGTGATAAGGTTTATGCAGCACAATGGTTTAAAACAGATACAACCAACTCAATACAGACCATTCATATTCCTGCTGACTTCCAAGGAGATGGTTACATCAATGTCGCCTTCATCCGCGATTGGGAGTCACCTGAAATTTTTATCAGCCCTCTTAGTTATAGTGTTGTTCCGTTTACCGTTAATCATGATAACCATGATATAAAAATCGATTTACTCACTGAGAAGGTTGCCCGTCCCGGTGAACCATTTACCATCAATTATCGTACCGATAAACCAGGAAAAATTATTGTTTTTGCAGTGGATGAAGGTATTCTGCAGGTTGCACGATATGAAACACCAGATCCATTGGCTTTCTTTTTTCAAAAACATGCACTTGAAGTTTTGACGCAACAAACAGTAGATCAAATAATGCCCAAATTCATTCAAGATCGAGAGCTTTCTGCTGTTGGTGGTGATAATGGTGAAGAAGGCATGGCAAGTCGCCTTAATCCTTTTAAGAGAAAGACGGAATTACCTGTCGCCTATTGGTCAGGCATCGTAGATACAGACTCCAGTAATCATCAGTTAGTCTATCAAATTCCAGATTATTTTAATGGTACATTGCGAGTAATGGCTGTTGCTGTATCTTCTGACTCTGTTGGTTCACAAGAAACTTCTGCCGAAGTCCGAGGG from Legionella sainthelensi carries:
- a CDS encoding NAD(P)/FAD-dependent oxidoreductase, whose amino-acid sequence is MTFDVLIIGGGPAGATTAILLAEAGWSVGLIEKKEFPRKKVCGEFISATSLPLLQILGLEKFYFENGGPEVTKIGLYAGDVILTANMPYMNSTTTPYGRALGREYLDTALVSKARLNGVTIWQPCEAMQLQHKNGLFFCTIKKEGRTSEIIRSLRVIIANGSWGKKIDPSNAKIHKAHDLLAFKAHFNNCSLPKNLMPLLAFPGGYGGLVHTTPQLVALSCCIRRDTLKNLRLKSPDLPAGEAVFQYIQAHCRGVRDVFDHAQNEDKWLAAGPIQPGIRSCYKNGVFFVGNIAGEAHPVVAEGISMAMQSAWLLSQSLIQFNIKQNKNPNDAGKYYTQQWRKYFSHRIHASIFFAHLAMLKPWGRALLLPIIQQFPVLLSLGAKLSGKIQHVVPIDNRNI
- a CDS encoding type III polyketide synthase, with translation MQSKITAFGIANPPFKRTQVEVAELIVNAFHLDESQEKILKKIYKSSGINTRYSILSDYCKLPGEFEFFPNDPEDSFPSTAKRMHLYKQHALHLAITSVENCLNSIKFDKKNITHLITVSCTGMYAPGIDIEIVHKLNLNPSVKRTAINFMGCYGAFNGLKVANAFCQAEQNANVLLVCVELCSIHFQNNFNLENMVSNALFADGAASVLVQNNSSMDKYFCIQSFFCDLVPQTHQDMAWSIADYGFDIVLSSYVPEAIKSGIFMFTETLLKQSHYSIDDIHHYAIHPGGIKILHACEAALNIPAQKNEHAYEVLRNYGNMSSATVLFVLKKIWDNLGIKDSNQNIFSCAFGPGLTLEAMILKIYCNKK
- a CDS encoding alpha-2-macroglobulin — protein: MTKSPLSLILNAFSSVFGKLNWRSPPWMNYLCTKSKSSPKMFWGSSFVLILILIAAGYTVHWYKNLPKPIYTTAQITVPDITPNTEEQLVPNNLIIDFGIKNNGFINQSVAPLSEIGKTVTHGIEMTPNMPGTWTWNTDSQLVFTPSEDWPAGQKFTIHFSSDFFTTNANMERYDYSFRTNPFQGTITEFKLYQDPVHAEIRNAVATIEFNYPVNPKALEKNTSLMYQAQPGSTAAKQSFTLTYDKNKRVAYLHSETIKIDNMARYLRLTLNKEITSSTDSAHLQHELTQNLLIPSAQDFLKIISASASIVRNDKDRPEQVLTVETSLGINESEFNKSVHIFLLPKDKPATVAEEAKENYEWQNPGEVTQTVLSLATPLNREALPTEQNYSTLHSFKFKAETPRYIYIKIDRGMQGFGNFTLGNEYAAIIPVPTIPKEISFLHKGSLLALSSEKKLSVLVRGVPAVKFDFARVLPENVNQLITQTQGDFNNPYFINPTFNQQNISQISSEIQEFDASDLAKQQYTALDFNKYLTMSTNTMGPQGLFLLQATGWDVANKTALDVKASRMILITDLALLVKDNNDGSHDVFVDSITQGTPVANATLTVLGKNGLPILSRITDAQGRATFPSLKDFVDDREPTVYLAQLDNDVSFIPYNNANRQLNFSKFDIGGLYTYNQELHSLSAYLFSDRGIYRPGDSVHIGMIVKQAYAQPQPAGLPLQVTVVDSRGTTIKDEKITLNDLGYMDLDFTTNANSPTGQYMVNLYLVKDGYPQNLLGSTTIRVSEFLPDRMKITTQLSPKPSSGWSSPTGLKGEVNLWNLYGAPAAHRRISAKILLVPQKVEFEQYPEYVFVDPLLDPKKPPKVFTETLSDMTTNDKGEAEFDLNLERYEKATYQLTFFAEGFESEGGRSVTNQSKALISPLPYFVGYKPDGDLSFIKQNSARGIHYIAVNPQLNKEEVKDLKIQLISLQPITTLVKKPDGTYQYQSIIQSKVLSTTPFNIAEQGTDYTLPTQQIGNFSLNVLSKDDTVLNQLKFSVVGASQQPLAKNAELSIKLNKPEYQVNEDIEIQITSPYTGSGLITIERDKVYAAQWFKTDTTNSIQTIHIPADFQGDGYINVAFIRDWESPEIFISPLSYSVVPFTVNHDNHDIKIDLLTEKVARPGEPFTINYRTDKPGKIIVFAVDEGILQVARYETPDPLAFFFQKHALEVLTQQTVDQIMPKFIQDRELSAVGGDNGEEGMASRLNPFKRKTELPVAYWSGIVDTDSSNHQLVYQIPDYFNGTLRVMAVAVSSDSVGSQETSAEVRGDFIINPNVPTFVAPGDEFEVSSSIANNVKDSGGHASIRIDLSASPELKVIGSSTQTLEIAEGHEQTVHFKLKATSQLGAAKLNFKASMGDKSSSMSATLSVRPAMPISTYITSGKSAEKQKTLDIMQTLYPEYRKVNATVSTSPMILVFGLQRYLDNYPYGCTEQLTSKALPLLAMNNQTGFGKETKQVYEKVNATIQMLSQRQMSNGAFSYWPGLGDNHSNDFASVYAMHFLTEARSQEFNVPNELFFNGINYLKTLASQNVSDMEAARVQAYAIYILTRNEIVTTNYLANLQLYLEKDKTKAWQKDTTSAYIAASYQLLQSQEEANQLIGLYKPQNNQEYVTDFYNSAIADAQYLYLVAKHFPNLLPQVGDQLLMRLIDAINNNEINTVLSGYTSLALGAYHQNLSDDTVSALSITKIMKNNQEINIPVTNSNYQKTEIDDAVQKIRFNNPDKKTFFYQLIQSGFNRVIPDAPLKQGLEIFREYKDVKGNVINSIPLGSEIEVHIKIRALESDYLSNIAIEDLLPGGFEVVNDSVKNNTMDYIDIREDRVNFFGGIDSSVKEIVYKIKAINVGKYIVPPAYAEAMYNPNTKAQGVSSVVNVIETTP
- the pbpC gene encoding penicillin-binding protein 1C encodes the protein MNKTFKYLSIIFVGLFVSAYLIIFFLPKPMLLEGTSFSRAVYDDHHQLLRLTLSQDEKYRLFTPLSQISKQLIDATLLQEDQYFYWHYGVNPWATIKAIWQTYGVQSRRVGASTITMQVARMHYGLNSKQITGKFIQIIRAIQIEMHYSKEQILEAYLNLAPYGGNIEGVGAASLVYFGTSVNKITLPQALTLSIIPQNPGKRTPNNKELRKIRAHLLERWFYKHPEDINKKGMFDLPLVMQNIHSLPFNAPHFTNTLLHDVSLTKQDIDTTLDYRTQMIIGRITRHYLARKKGMGVNNAAILLLDTRDMGVKGMLGSADFFNQNISGQINGTETKRSPGSTLKPFIYGLALDQGLIHPNTVLKDVPHSFNGYNPENFDYDFMGPIKAKDALVLSRNIPAIYLSSQLTNLTLHQLLEKAQISQLRSESFYGLSLSLGGVELTMKELVGLYAMLVNDGLWYPIRSIKDETKPKGIRLLSPEASYLVLDMLQNTPQLDYLPQGRIQLPVAWKTGTSSGYRDAWTIGVFGPYVLAVWIGNFDNKANPAFIGKDIAAPLFFELVDALKQERGPIRALDKHPEQMNLKKIEVCKASGMLPTRYCQDTEWGWFIPGKSPIKTDTIYREVAINSKTGLRTCHIDENTRFEIFEFWPSDLLNIFKKAGIQRHSPPFFESDCTLSGNTSINPHITSPQNGITYVIRANSQQNNTIPLTAVTDAGVAYVYWFINETFITKTKAGESYLWKAKPGKFVVRAVDNHGQSAARDISVQLDS
- a CDS encoding secondary thiamine-phosphate synthase enzyme YjbQ, which produces MCLEQHTLKLNTTGRGTFDITEQINLLSAHFSSQNGLCHLFLQHTSASLMICENYDAQVREDLENFLKRLIPDGDPLFKHTLEGKDDMPAHIRTILTQTSLSIPVQNKKLALGRWQGIYLYEHRYAPQQRHLFITFMG
- a CDS encoding methyltransferase produces the protein MTQLTKRSKEKELIDLGQDFYTHHEYTQSLKKLFRINQLMGIFKHTVHLLKKFSPNAVLVDVGCGGGLFLLNLGKYYPNMRLLGLDVSKEAIQLAQDELKNWQQSDRTHFIEFQFQQQPELELSSNSVDIILLNLVCHHLDDEALAPFLFKANSTVRRAVIINDLQRSFFAYWFYKIISPIFFNNRLITHDGLISIQKGFTRKELKILLKQAEIKNYRIKWHFPFWWSILILKE